CTGGTTGCGATGTTTACACAGCGGACGCTGGAGTTTGCTGCGTTCCCTACGATTCTGCTGTTTTCTACTTTATTGCGTCTTTCGCTCAACGTCGCTTCTACCCGTATCATTTTGTTGGAAGGGCATACAGGGACTGCCGCCGCAGGTAAAGTGGTTGAAGCATTTGGTCACTTTCTGGTAGGCGGAAATTTTGCCATTGGTATCGTGGTCTTTATCATTCTTGTCTTAATCAATTTCATGGTTATCACCAAAGGTGCCGGACGTATCGCTGAAGTCGGTGCTCGCTTTGTATTGGATGGAATGCCAGGCAAGCAAATGGCGATTGATGCCGATCTTAATGCTGGGATCATTGGTGAAGAAGAAGCGAAAAAGCGCCGAGCTGAAGTCACTCAGGAGTCAGATTTTTATGGCTCAATGGACGGTGCTAGTAAATTCGTGCGTGGTGACGCTGTCGCTGGACTGATTATCATGGTCATCAACGTCATTGGTGGATTGGTCGTTGGTGTTGCGCAGCACGGCATGCCAGTAGGACAGGCAGCAGAAAGCTATACGCTACTTACCATTGGTGATGGATTGGTTGCCCAGATTCCAGCTCTGATTATTTCTACCGCCGCGGGTGTTATTGTTACTCGCGTGAGTACCGATCAGGATGTTGGCCAGCAGATGGTCACCCAGCTATTCAATAACCCACGAGTGATGGTGCTGAGTGCGGCGGTTATTGGACTCATTGGTCTGGTTCCTGGAATGCCCAACTTTGTCTTTCTGTTATTTACCGCATCTTTGTTAGCGCTTGCCTGGTGGATGCGTGGAGAACAGCAGAAAGAACCCGTCATGCAACCTATGCCAGCATCAATGGAGAAGCATCAGATTGTTGAAGCAAGCTGGTCTGATGTACAGCTTGAAGATCCGCTGGGTATGGAAGTTGGTTATCGATTAATCCCAATGGTTGACGCGCAGCAAGATGGCGAACTGCTGGGCAGGATTCGTAGTATCAGGAAAAAGTTTGCCCAGGAAATGGGATACTTACCGCCAGTGGTTCATATTCGGGATAATTTGGAACTTCAGCCTGCCAGCTATCGCATACTGATGAAAGGTGTTGAGGTGGGTAGCGGTGAGGCTCATCCGGGTCGTTGGATGGCGATCAATCCGGGTAATGCTGTTGGCTCTTTGTCTGGCGATATCACGAAGGATCCGGCGTTTGGGCTCCCAGCGGTCTGGATTGATAATGCCCTCAAAGATCAGGCTCAGGCTCAAGGATTCACTGTCGTAGAGGCAAGTACCGTAGTAGCAACCCACCTGAACCACTTAATTGCATTGCATGCCAGTGAACTGTTTGGACGGCAGGAAGCTCAGCAATTGATGGATCGCGTTGCGCAGGAAATGCCAAAACTGACAGAAGATTTCATTCCGGGCGTGGTGACGTTAACGACTTTGCATAAGGTCTTGCAGAATTTGCTTAGCGAGAGGGTTTCGATTAGGGATATGCGTACCATCATGGAGACATTGGCTGAACATGCGCCGGTGCAGCCAGACCCTTATGAACTCACCACGGTGGTTAGGGTTGCTTTGGGGCGTGCGATAACTCAGCAGTGGTTTCCAGGAGACAGTGAACTTCAGGTTATCGGTTTGGAAGGCTCGTTGGAACGACTCCTGTTACAGGCGCTTCAAGGAGGCGGTGGTCTCGAACCGGGGCTTGCCGATCGCTTGCTTGAACAGGCGAAACAAGCGCTACAGCGGCAGGAAATGTTGGGTGCTCCGCCTGTGCTGCTTGTGAACCATGCTTTACGCGCTTTACTTGCCCGATTCCTGCATCGTAGTCTGCCAAACATGGCCGTACTGTCTAATTTAGAAATCAGCGATCATCGTCAGATTCGCATGACATCAGTGATAGGGGAAGCTCAGAAGTGAGGATGATGATGCGTGCTCTGGCAGTATCCATGCTGGCACTCCCGTTCTGTGCCACCGCGACGCCAGGTAGTTGGAACGGAAGTATGCCAGGAATCAAACTTGATCATCGTGGCGAAATGGTTACGACGTCAGCTTTTGTTCCTAACATTGCTGTTAATCCAGATGAAACGATTACGACAATATATTGGCGGCACGTGATTGATTCAGCGATACCTGTGGGGCTTGTTGTGAAACTGTGTTCACAATCACCACAGCGCTGTGTTGATTTAGACGGAAGTGGTGACGGGCAAACCCGAGCATTTGACGGATTGGCGGCTAATAATGAGTTTCGTTTTGTATACTACATTGAAGGAAATGGTCGTATTAATCATACGTTCAGCGTGCGTACAATCGATATTGCGGTAAATTACAAGTAAGTTTTTAAACAGTAATTTAAATGAGTGGCTGTTTTAAGGATGAAAAGTCTCTGCCAGAAATGCAGAGACTTTTAGAATGTAATTTTTCTACCACCAACTGTTACACCTTTCGACTGACCATCTGGGCCATACAATCCCTGACCGTGCCGAGGCTT
This genomic interval from Pectobacterium aquaticum contains the following:
- the flhA gene encoding flagellar biosynthesis protein FlhA, which produces MANLASLLRLPSNMKGGQWQILAGPILILLILSMMVLPLPPFILDLLFTFNIALSIMVLLVAMFTQRTLEFAAFPTILLFSTLLRLSLNVASTRIILLEGHTGTAAAGKVVEAFGHFLVGGNFAIGIVVFIILVLINFMVITKGAGRIAEVGARFVLDGMPGKQMAIDADLNAGIIGEEEAKKRRAEVTQESDFYGSMDGASKFVRGDAVAGLIIMVINVIGGLVVGVAQHGMPVGQAAESYTLLTIGDGLVAQIPALIISTAAGVIVTRVSTDQDVGQQMVTQLFNNPRVMVLSAAVIGLIGLVPGMPNFVFLLFTASLLALAWWMRGEQQKEPVMQPMPASMEKHQIVEASWSDVQLEDPLGMEVGYRLIPMVDAQQDGELLGRIRSIRKKFAQEMGYLPPVVHIRDNLELQPASYRILMKGVEVGSGEAHPGRWMAINPGNAVGSLSGDITKDPAFGLPAVWIDNALKDQAQAQGFTVVEASTVVATHLNHLIALHASELFGRQEAQQLMDRVAQEMPKLTEDFIPGVVTLTTLHKVLQNLLSERVSIRDMRTIMETLAEHAPVQPDPYELTTVVRVALGRAITQQWFPGDSELQVIGLEGSLERLLLQALQGGGGLEPGLADRLLEQAKQALQRQEMLGAPPVLLVNHALRALLARFLHRSLPNMAVLSNLEISDHRQIRMTSVIGEAQK
- a CDS encoding flagellar protein FlhE, with translation MMRALAVSMLALPFCATATPGSWNGSMPGIKLDHRGEMVTTSAFVPNIAVNPDETITTIYWRHVIDSAIPVGLVVKLCSQSPQRCVDLDGSGDGQTRAFDGLAANNEFRFVYYIEGNGRINHTFSVRTIDIAVNYK